One genomic segment of Thermodesulfobacteriota bacterium includes these proteins:
- a CDS encoding ATP-binding cassette domain-containing protein, which produces MSGLTVQSISAFYGDSQALWDVTLDVPRGRLVSLLGANGAGKTTTLKAICGLVPLAG; this is translated from the coding sequence ATGAGCGGGCTCACGGTCCAGTCCATCTCGGCATTCTACGGCGACAGCCAGGCCCTGTGGGACGTCACCCTCGACGTCCCCCGGGGGCGCCTCGTGAGCCTGCTGGGGGCCAATGGGGCGGGAAAGACCACGACGCTCAAGGCCATCTGCGGGCTCGTGCCCCTGGCCGG
- a CDS encoding ABC transporter ATP-binding protein: protein MSQPFLKVESVSMVFGGLRALHEVSFEMGQNEIVGLIGPNGAGKTTLFNVVSGYCKPTAGKVSYRGEDVTGWAPYRMAEKGVGRTFQVVKPFPGLTVLENTTIAALLRHPRRAHAEHKAWEVLEFTGLADRAHDSAAGLTLAGRKRLEIAKALALEPDLLLLDEVVAGLNPTEADRTVELIFKLKDLGTTILAVEHIMRVIMNISDRIVVLNYGEKIAEGRPAQVAADPAVIQAYLGEAAA, encoded by the coding sequence ATGAGCCAGCCGTTCCTGAAAGTGGAATCCGTCTCGATGGTCTTCGGGGGGCTTCGAGCCCTCCATGAGGTGAGCTTCGAGATGGGGCAAAACGAGATCGTCGGTCTCATCGGGCCCAACGGCGCGGGGAAGACCACCCTCTTCAACGTGGTGAGCGGCTACTGCAAGCCCACCGCGGGAAAGGTGTCGTACCGGGGAGAGGACGTGACCGGGTGGGCGCCCTATCGCATGGCGGAGAAGGGGGTCGGCCGCACGTTCCAGGTGGTGAAGCCCTTCCCCGGGCTCACCGTGCTGGAGAACACGACCATCGCCGCGCTCCTGCGCCATCCTCGGCGGGCCCACGCGGAGCACAAGGCCTGGGAGGTGCTGGAGTTCACCGGGCTCGCGGACCGGGCCCACGACTCGGCGGCCGGGCTCACGCTGGCGGGGCGCAAACGCCTGGAGATCGCCAAGGCGCTGGCGCTGGAGCCCGACCTCCTGCTGCTGGACGAGGTGGTGGCGGGCTTGAACCCCACCGAGGCGGACCGGACGGTGGAGCTCATCTTCAAGCTCAAGGACCTCGGCACCACGATCCTCGCGGTCGAGCACATCATGCGGGTCATCATGAACATCAGCGACCGGATCGTGGTCTTGAACTACGGCGAGAAGATCGCCGAGGGCCGGCCCGCCCAGGTGGCGGCCGACCCGGCGGTGATCCAGGCGTACCTGGGAGAGGCGGCAGCATGA
- a CDS encoding branched-chain amino acid ABC transporter permease gives MRTRYLPWCAAVFAALAFLPLATENTFVLRIATEALLWIGLAITWDVLGGYTGRVNFGHGAFFGIGAYATAILMMQGGWPFFATLPAAALAAGVVAFAAGLPTLRLKGAYFAIATWALARAIQQGALVLDITGGPDGMRLPPFLNPIFFFYLFLVLVAGIFFGLWFLLERSPFGMKVKAIREDEEGSMSLGLRPTRIKIQAFLLSAAPAGLLGGAYAYWITFIDPASVLGDLVTDQAVVMAVFGGLGTLIGPAIGAVLIFAFKTYFWAYLSDYQVLYLIILGVIIALSVVFLPDGLWGALTSRFGRRRAGAPPASPAKPAEPRTAPPAEERP, from the coding sequence ATGCGCACCCGCTACCTGCCCTGGTGCGCGGCGGTCTTCGCGGCCCTGGCCTTCCTGCCGCTCGCCACCGAGAACACCTTCGTCCTGCGCATCGCCACCGAGGCGCTGCTCTGGATCGGCCTGGCGATCACCTGGGACGTGCTGGGCGGCTACACGGGGCGCGTCAACTTCGGCCATGGCGCGTTTTTCGGCATCGGGGCCTACGCCACCGCGATCCTCATGATGCAGGGGGGGTGGCCCTTTTTCGCCACGCTGCCGGCGGCCGCCCTGGCGGCCGGGGTCGTCGCCTTTGCGGCGGGGCTCCCCACCCTGCGGCTCAAGGGGGCCTACTTCGCCATCGCCACCTGGGCGCTCGCCCGGGCCATCCAGCAGGGCGCCCTGGTCCTGGACATCACCGGCGGGCCCGACGGGATGCGCCTGCCGCCCTTCCTCAACCCCATCTTCTTCTTCTACCTCTTCCTGGTCCTGGTGGCCGGGATCTTCTTCGGCCTGTGGTTCCTCCTGGAGCGCTCTCCCTTCGGCATGAAGGTCAAGGCCATCCGGGAGGACGAGGAGGGCTCCATGTCCCTGGGGCTTCGGCCGACGCGGATCAAGATCCAGGCGTTCCTCCTCTCGGCGGCTCCTGCGGGTCTGCTCGGCGGCGCCTACGCCTACTGGATCACCTTCATCGACCCCGCCTCGGTCCTGGGGGATCTGGTCACCGACCAGGCGGTGGTGATGGCGGTCTTCGGGGGCCTGGGGACCCTCATCGGCCCGGCCATCGGGGCCGTGCTGATCTTCGCCTTCAAGACCTACTTCTGGGCCTACCTCTCGGACTACCAGGTGCTCTATCTGATCATCCTGGGGGTCATCATCGCCCTGAGCGTCGTGTTCCTGCCCGACGGCCTGTGGGGGGCGCTCACGTCGCGCTTCGGCCGCCGCCGGGCCGGGGCGCCGCCGGCCTCGCCAGCCAAGCCCGCCGAGCCCAGGACCGCCCCGCCCGCGGAGGAGCGCCCATGA
- a CDS encoding branched-chain amino acid ABC transporter permease: MVLLPQAIVDGLLIGGIYITIAIGFSLTYGVMHIIDFAVGEWIMLGAFLGYYLNLWLGVEPFLLLPAAFAVFLAVGYFLQPVIHRVLSGRRGNPILMGLVFTFGLAIAIKGGALTAFGFFSRSTPSALAGHSFFFEWGDLFVTVPAVRLAGLAYALVITGVLHYVLKKTDFGLAVRALSQHREAAGLMGINARRTSSWVYGIYVAISAMTGVLIGAVFSISAQMGGDYTIFAFFVVVLAGMGYLAGVPWAAFLLGLVQSFFLIYGNPSYTLLAVFTLLWVILLVSPRGLFAKGV, encoded by the coding sequence ATGGTGCTCCTTCCCCAGGCAATCGTCGACGGCCTCCTGATCGGCGGCATCTACATCACCATCGCCATCGGCTTTTCCCTCACCTACGGGGTCATGCACATCATCGACTTCGCCGTGGGCGAGTGGATCATGCTGGGGGCCTTCCTGGGCTACTATCTGAACCTGTGGCTCGGGGTGGAGCCTTTCCTGCTCCTGCCGGCTGCGTTTGCCGTCTTCCTGGCGGTGGGGTACTTCCTCCAGCCGGTGATCCACCGGGTCTTGAGCGGCCGGCGAGGGAACCCCATCCTCATGGGGCTGGTGTTCACCTTCGGCCTGGCCATCGCCATCAAGGGCGGGGCGCTCACGGCCTTCGGGTTCTTCAGCCGCTCCACGCCCTCGGCCCTGGCCGGCCACTCCTTCTTCTTCGAGTGGGGAGACCTGTTCGTCACGGTGCCGGCGGTGCGGCTGGCGGGGCTCGCCTACGCCCTGGTCATCACCGGGGTCCTCCACTACGTGCTCAAGAAGACCGACTTCGGCCTGGCCGTGCGGGCGCTCTCCCAGCACCGGGAGGCGGCGGGCCTCATGGGGATCAACGCCCGCCGGACGAGCTCCTGGGTGTACGGGATCTACGTCGCCATCAGCGCCATGACGGGCGTCCTCATCGGTGCCGTCTTCTCCATCAGCGCCCAGATGGGGGGCGACTACACGATCTTCGCGTTCTTCGTGGTGGTGCTCGCCGGGATGGGCTACCTGGCCGGGGTGCCCTGGGCGGCCTTCCTCCTGGGGCTCGTGCAGTCGTTCTTCCTCATCTACGGCAACCCCAGCTACACGCTCCTGGCCGTGTTCACCCTCCTGTGGGTCATCCTGCTCGTGTCCCCCCGGGGACTCTTCGCGAAGGGAGTGTGA
- a CDS encoding amino acid ABC transporter substrate-binding protein translates to MKRLWLVPLAALAVAAAPAAQARDFYKVGVITSLSGDLATGGNVTKRGYDLWAQAVNDQGGIEIEGKRYPVRLIYADAQSEPSQGANGAERLATQEQVDFVLGPYASGVTLAAAPVLEKYKIPMITGSAESPLIWRQGFKYTFGTIPPVNYTGATPIDTLTALEPPIKTAVIVGSNDTFSKATAEAFKAAVEAKGINVQRFNIVPAGQDLIPFLSAVRGLKPDLVAFGGHDEELINFAKALKQVNYTPKALLMHYGVTEPSFVEALKKDAEQVFGASVWTDTLHTKGELLWADAAAYGKAAMDAYKVPADYTQAGCSAAGIAFQAALQKAKLAPPLDEAKRDALLKALETLDIQTFYGRINFAKEGEFYHANVGLTPLTIQIQGGKTVIVGPAAEAEAKPQYPMTEWKQR, encoded by the coding sequence ATGAAGCGACTCTGGTTGGTACCCCTGGCGGCCCTGGCCGTGGCCGCGGCGCCCGCGGCGCAGGCGCGCGACTTCTACAAGGTGGGCGTCATCACGTCGCTTTCCGGCGACCTCGCCACCGGGGGCAACGTCACCAAGCGGGGCTACGACCTCTGGGCCCAGGCCGTCAACGACCAGGGGGGCATCGAGATCGAGGGGAAGCGCTACCCCGTGCGGCTCATCTACGCCGACGCCCAGTCCGAGCCCTCCCAGGGGGCCAATGGGGCCGAGCGCCTGGCCACCCAGGAGCAGGTGGACTTCGTGCTCGGGCCCTACGCCTCGGGGGTCACCCTGGCGGCGGCACCGGTGCTCGAGAAGTACAAGATCCCCATGATCACGGGCTCGGCCGAGTCGCCCCTCATCTGGCGGCAGGGCTTCAAGTACACCTTCGGCACGATCCCGCCGGTGAACTACACCGGGGCCACCCCCATCGACACCCTCACGGCGCTGGAGCCTCCGATCAAGACCGCGGTCATCGTGGGCTCCAACGACACCTTCTCCAAGGCCACCGCCGAGGCCTTCAAGGCGGCGGTGGAGGCCAAGGGGATCAACGTGCAACGGTTCAACATCGTGCCGGCGGGCCAGGACCTCATCCCCTTCCTCTCGGCGGTGCGGGGCCTCAAGCCCGACCTGGTGGCCTTCGGGGGCCACGACGAGGAGCTCATCAACTTCGCCAAGGCACTGAAGCAGGTGAACTACACCCCCAAGGCGCTCCTCATGCACTACGGCGTCACCGAGCCCTCCTTCGTGGAAGCCCTCAAGAAGGACGCCGAGCAGGTCTTCGGCGCATCGGTGTGGACCGACACCCTCCACACCAAGGGCGAGCTCCTCTGGGCCGACGCGGCCGCCTACGGAAAAGCCGCGATGGACGCCTACAAGGTGCCCGCCGACTACACCCAAGCCGGCTGCTCGGCCGCGGGGATCGCCTTCCAGGCGGCCCTCCAGAAGGCCAAGCTCGCCCCGCCCCTGGACGAGGCCAAGCGCGACGCGCTCCTCAAGGCCCTGGAGACCCTCGACATCCAGACCTTCTACGGGCGCATCAACTTTGCCAAAGAAGGCGAGTTCTACCACGCGAACGTCGGCCTCACCCCGCTGACCATCCAGATCCAGGGCGGGAAGACCGTGATCGTGGGTCCCGCGGCCGAGGCCGAGGCCAAGCCCCAGTACCCGATGACGGAGTGGAAGCAGCGATAG